CCCGTGACCTCCAGCCCGTCTCGGCGCGGGGCGGGCTGCGCGTGCTGCCGCAGTTCACGCTGACGGATCACCCGCCGCTGGACGTGCTGCTCGTGCCGGGCGGTGTGGTGGATGCCGTGCAGGCCGACCCGCTGGTCGTGGCGTGGGTACGGGCCCAGGCCGCCAGGGCGGAACTGACGGCCTCGGTCTGTACAGGTGCCTTCGTGCTCGCCCAGGCCGGCGTGCTGGACGACCGCCGTGTGACCACCCACTGGGAGGATCAGGCCGATCTGGCGCGGCAGTTTCCCGCCCTGACCGTCGTGCCGGACGTGTCCTGGGTGGATACGGGCGACGTGGTGACCTCGGGCGGGATCAGCGCGGGCATCGACATGACATTGCATCTCGTCGAGCGGCTGCACTCCCGCGCCCTGGCCGAGCGCACAGCCCGGCAGATGGCCTATTCCTGGATGGATGGCAGGTGGAACGAGGCGGGCGCATGACGGATCACTATGATCC
The Deinococcus sp. KSM4-11 DNA segment above includes these coding regions:
- a CDS encoding DJ-1/PfpI family protein; the protein is MTRIVGLLIFDDIEVLDLGGPFEVLSVASRLAVRSGEDAPFQPLLIARDLQPVSARGGLRVLPQFTLTDHPPLDVLLVPGGVVDAVQADPLVVAWVRAQAARAELTASVCTGAFVLAQAGVLDDRRVTTHWEDQADLARQFPALTVVPDVSWVDTGDVVTSGGISAGIDMTLHLVERLHSRALAERTARQMAYSWMDGRWNEAGA